Part of the Atribacterota bacterium genome, GGTGTTGGTCCGGGAAATCCGTTATACCTCACTCCTTTGGCTCGCCAGCGCATCGAGGAAGCCGAAGTCCTCGTAGGGGGGAGGCGTCTTCTGGCTCTGTTTCCCATGGCAAAAGGAGAAAGAATTCCCTTGCAGGGGAAATCGGACCTTGAACGAGTGTTGCAGGGTTTTCAGAAAGTGGTGGTGCTCGCCAGTGGCGACCCATTGCTTTTTGGAGTAATGGACTGGGTGCTCAGTCTTGTGCCGCCCAGAGAAGTGGAAATCATCCCAGGAATCAGCAGTTTTCAGTATATGTTGGCCCGGTTACAAATCCCTCTTAAAGATGTTGCGGTGGTGAGTCTCCATGGGCGAAGAGAAGAGATCATTTCCCTCGTACAACACCATCAAACTGTTGTGGTTTTCACCGATGCACACCATACCCCTGTGGTCATTGCTCGAATGCTTTTAGAGGCTGGTA contains:
- the cbiE gene encoding precorrin-6y C5,15-methyltransferase (decarboxylating) subunit CbiE, giving the protein MVSVVGVGPGNPLYLTPLARQRIEEAEVLVGGRRLLALFPMAKGERIPLQGKSDLERVLQGFQKVVVLASGDPLLFGVMDWVLSLVPPREVEIIPGISSFQYMLARLQIPLKDVAVVSLHGRREEIISLVQHHQTVVVFTDAHHTPVVIARMLLEAGINGCVMYVGEHLSYEDESVQRFSVEELARSEDKFGLNLVVIQRCTHSFSVSPTAYFDVTMFP